One window of Thermus islandicus DSM 21543 genomic DNA carries:
- the urtC gene encoding urea ABC transporter permease subunit UrtC, producing MRANAAFLVRILGPGALALLALGPFWLSSYDLSLVGRFLSLSLAAIGLVWVWGYGGVLSLGQGIFFGLGGYALAMHLKLASLPVGELPDFMVWNGLTQLPWWWAPFRNPYFALTMVFLLPALLALVLGFLLFRRRITGAYISLITQALALTFATLLISQQGLTGGFNGLTNFSLFLGHSVGEPEFQKALYWFTLTGVVLALGLSYLLKASFFGRVLLAIREGENRMRFLGYDPALFKTAAFALGAILTGASGALFTLHVGVISPAMVGVVPSIEMVIWTALGGRESFLGAVGGTVILNLVKDRVSSAFPSAWSYLLGLLFVLVALAPALGERARGLRARQHPEARVPEVRSRG from the coding sequence ATGAGGGCAAACGCGGCTTTCCTGGTGAGGATCCTAGGCCCTGGAGCCTTAGCCCTCTTGGCCTTAGGCCCCTTCTGGCTCTCCAGTTACGACCTCTCCCTGGTGGGGCGCTTCCTCAGCCTAAGCCTTGCGGCCATTGGGCTGGTCTGGGTCTGGGGATATGGCGGTGTCTTGAGCCTAGGCCAGGGCATCTTTTTTGGTCTCGGCGGATATGCCTTGGCCATGCACTTAAAGCTTGCGTCTTTGCCCGTGGGGGAATTGCCTGATTTCATGGTCTGGAATGGCCTAACTCAACTCCCATGGTGGTGGGCGCCATTCCGCAACCCCTATTTTGCCCTGACCATGGTCTTCCTCTTGCCGGCCCTTCTCGCCTTGGTCCTGGGCTTTCTCCTTTTCCGGCGGCGCATCACCGGAGCCTACATCTCCCTCATCACCCAGGCCCTCGCCCTCACCTTCGCTACCCTGCTTATCAGCCAGCAAGGACTCACCGGAGGATTCAACGGCCTTACCAATTTTTCCCTTTTCCTTGGCCATTCCGTAGGGGAGCCAGAATTCCAAAAGGCCCTCTATTGGTTCACCCTGACAGGGGTGGTCTTGGCCCTTGGTCTTTCCTACCTCCTAAAGGCCTCTTTCTTTGGAAGAGTGCTCCTGGCGATTCGGGAGGGGGAAAACCGTATGCGCTTCTTGGGGTATGACCCCGCCCTTTTCAAGACAGCAGCTTTTGCCCTAGGAGCAATTCTAACAGGAGCGAGCGGGGCTCTCTTCACCCTGCATGTAGGGGTCATTTCTCCGGCCATGGTAGGGGTAGTCCCCTCCATAGAGATGGTGATCTGGACGGCTCTCGGGGGACGGGAGAGCTTTCTGGGGGCTGTGGGAGGGACCGTGATCCTCAACTTGGTCAAGGACCGGGTAAGCAGTGCCTTCCCCAGCGCCTGGTCTTACCTTCTAGGCCTCCTCTTTGTGCTCGTGGCTTTAGCTCCAGCCTTGGGGGAACGGGCCAGAGGACTCCGGGCCCGCCAGCACCCCGAGGCCAGGGTACCGGAGGTGAGAAGTCGTGGATGA
- the urtB gene encoding urea ABC transporter permease subunit UrtB — MGEAALWIGQVFNGLSVGSILIMTALGLAFSFGLMRVINMAHGEFLMLGGYLAFLIQQGMPSPYSPLLTLPLAFLSGALVGWLLESGLVRFLYGRPAETLLATWGISLVLQQAARDLFGPSGVEVTSPSWLAGALEIRGGALDGLGLPYVRFFVASLALLVLGLLGALLRWTRIGLHIRAVSQNREMAAALGIHTRAVDGFVFALGSGLAGLGGAALAFLAPVTPTVGQSYIVDAFLVVILGGLGSLGGTVVAGLLVGLASALLQALTSVSLAKVLLLLLVVLTLQVRPRGLVSLRSRALEEV, encoded by the coding sequence ATGGGGGAGGCCGCTCTCTGGATTGGGCAGGTGTTCAACGGCCTAAGCGTAGGGTCCATCCTGATCATGACCGCTTTGGGCCTGGCCTTCAGCTTCGGGCTCATGCGAGTCATCAACATGGCCCACGGGGAGTTCCTTATGCTTGGAGGATACCTGGCCTTTCTTATCCAGCAGGGCATGCCCTCCCCCTATTCCCCCCTGCTGACCCTTCCCCTTGCCTTTCTCAGCGGCGCCCTGGTGGGTTGGCTCTTGGAGAGCGGCCTGGTTCGCTTCCTCTATGGACGGCCTGCTGAAACCCTTCTGGCGACCTGGGGAATTTCCCTTGTGCTGCAACAAGCTGCCCGAGACCTCTTCGGACCTTCGGGGGTAGAGGTGACAAGCCCCTCCTGGTTGGCGGGAGCGCTGGAAATCCGAGGGGGAGCGCTGGATGGGCTGGGCCTACCCTATGTGCGCTTCTTTGTAGCAAGCCTAGCCTTGCTGGTGTTGGGTCTCCTAGGGGCCCTCCTCCGCTGGACCCGAATTGGCCTTCATATCCGGGCCGTTAGCCAAAATCGCGAGATGGCCGCGGCCTTGGGAATTCACACCCGGGCCGTGGATGGGTTTGTCTTTGCCTTGGGAAGCGGTCTAGCAGGCTTGGGAGGAGCGGCGTTGGCCTTCCTGGCGCCCGTCACCCCTACGGTGGGGCAAAGCTACATCGTGGATGCCTTCCTTGTGGTCATTTTGGGAGGATTGGGCAGCCTAGGGGGAACCGTGGTAGCCGGCCTTCTCGTGGGCCTGGCCTCTGCCCTTTTGCAGGCCCTGACCAGCGTCAGCCTGGCCAAGGTGCTTCTCCTGCTCTTGGTGGTTTTAACCCTGCAGGTACGGCCCAGGGGTTTGGTCTCCCTTCGCTCCCGGGCCCTCGAGGAGGTTTAG